The genomic window AAAACCCACTGAAAACTGAATACACACCTGAAGAGTAAccccggagagagagaaaaaagaaaattatggtgaattatttctttaggtTCAAAGGCGCCACCTAGTGGAAATACTCAAGTGACTTTTATGGAGTTGTTAAACCACTGGCAATGattcaaatcaataaataaattaggtttggaaaaacagagagaaaagaaagaccgCTTtggaaacaacaacaataaaaaacaattgtaaaaacacatttcatttttgttcccTCCAAGGCTAATGAGGAAAATGTCAGAGGAGAATCTCAATCGaaacaatgcaaaacacacacacacacgcacgcacacacagtcatgtgacaaaaagtAATGGCAAATGTTAAATTGCAGGGCATAGTACTTCAAAATCTCTGGATTACAACACCTctccatttgtaaaaaaaattaccaacAATATAAAAAAGAACAAGGAAAACAGAAAACGCTAAAAGGCATTAAAACTCAGGCAAGAGGTGACTGGCTTCAGGGGACAGGGAGGAGGGCTTCCATTATCAGGCACACAGTGCACCATACCTGTAGAAAGATCCAATAACATCGATTTTGTCAGTTTGGTAATTACACAGCAATGTTGCTTTTGGCTGTTGGCTCTCTACACACAAATACTCTGTTACCATGTGATTTATTTGCATGTCACATGTCAGTCAAATCTCAATGATGACAAAACAATGGCATAGGTGTTTTAGAGAAATGCAGTATTTCCTGAAGAAGTCATTTCTGTTACAAATTATTCCTGTCCCAATTTGCCCAATTTCTCACCTCTCTTCATCCATGTTcccctcttcctcttcttcataGCTGCACTCATCCAGCTCCAGATCCAGTTCTGTGCCGATACCAGAGTCTCGGGGAGCCATGAAAAGACTAAAAAATGCACAGTTTGATAAAGATCAAAGATCATCATTtacatcccagacgtgtatgactttctttcatctgctgagcacaaacaaagatttttagaagaatatttcagctctgaatgtccattcaatgcaagtgaatggtgaccagaactttgaagctccaaaaagcaaataaaggcagcataaaagtaatccatacaactccagaggttaaatccatgtctataTGTACATGatatatgtgggtgagaaacatagcAATATTTAGtcccctttttactataaatgtctatttttgctTTCATTCTCTTCTCtcctttgtgcatatcgccacctactgggcagggaggagaattttttgttaaaaaggactcaaatgttgatttgtttctcacccacacctatcagctttagacatggatttaaccactgaagtcgtatggattacttttgtgctgcctttatgtgcttcatagttctgtccaccattcacttgcattgaatggaccttctaaaaatcttcgtttgtgttatgcagaagaaagaaagtcatacgggattGGTacagtatgagggtgagtaaatgacagaattttcatttttgtgtgaactatccgtATCTTTGTAATATGGTAACACATCAGAACTTTTCAAAAGATGACACAGAACCATGCTTAGATGAACTTGCTTTCTGATCTAGAAATCCTCACCTGACAGAACGGCATGTGAAGAACACAATCCTTTTCAGTCTTTTGTTATAAAAGAAGTAGTTGAAGGACCAAAGGCTTCCTTCTTCCCCATATGGGTCTGAATCCAGGTCTGGATTGTAACTGTTACAAAATGCAATCAGAACTTTATAAGCATGCATGGTAATGCAGTCTTAGATTATTCAaagaaaattctttaaaatgtcaaaaatgggGATTCCATTGCTGTATATCTACCTGTATATATCACATTCAGCAAGGCTAATCTCCTTGTCTACAGCCTCCCATAACTGAGGTTGCAAGTGACTATATgcctcaccagctgcagcagaCAAACTACTGTTCACTGCATTAAACACCtgcaaaaacagaaaataatttaactCAGTGTTGACATTTCCCCCCACTTAAAGACTGAATATGactaaaatatgttaaaaatctTGCCacttttaaaggaacattctgggttcaatcGGCAGCCTTTGTGGCATATTGATGAGAACCACAAAAAgtgatttcgactcgtcccttctttactttaaaaaaaaaaaaaaaaaatcgaggttacagtgatgcatttacaatggaagtgaatggggccaatttttggagggtttaaaggcagaaatatgaagctcataatttaataaaagcacttacattatttcttctgttaaaacccgtggattacttgagctgtaaatgTCTTATTTTTACGGTCATTTAA from Myxocyprinus asiaticus isolate MX2 ecotype Aquarium Trade chromosome 35, UBuf_Myxa_2, whole genome shotgun sequence includes these protein-coding regions:
- the maf1a gene encoding repressor of RNA polymerase III transcription MAF1 homolog isoform X2; the encoded protein is MFKLFCQEGQPHVLEALSPPQSSGISPKLSQSLDDGEGPLSDKCSRKTLFYLIATLNESFRPDYDFSRTKGHDFSKEPSVNWVFNAVNSSLSAAAGEAYSHLQPQLWEAVDKEISLAECDIYSYNPDLDSDPYGEEGSLWSFNYFFYNKRLKRIVFFTCRSVSLFMAPRDSGIGTELDLELDECSYEEEEEGNMDEERYGALCA
- the maf1a gene encoding repressor of RNA polymerase III transcription MAF1 homolog isoform X1, giving the protein MKLLENSSFEAINSQLTIETGDCKIFGRIESYSCKMAGDDKQMFKLFCQEGQPHVLEALSPPQSSGISPKLSQSLDDGEGPLSDKCSRKTLFYLIATLNESFRPDYDFSRTKGHDFSKEPSVNWVFNAVNSSLSAAAGEAYSHLQPQLWEAVDKEISLAECDIYSYNPDLDSDPYGEEGSLWSFNYFFYNKRLKRIVFFTCRSVSLFMAPRDSGIGTELDLELDECSYEEEEEGNMDEERYGALCA